The genomic segment GAGGTTGACCTCGGGGATCGGATAGCCGCCGACCGAGCCGAACACGCCCGACTTCGACATCTTCGCCGCCAGCATGCCGGCGAGATAGGCGGCCTCGTGGTTGCGCGTGCCGAAGACGCCGAAGTTGTCGCCCTCGGGACCGCCCGAGGAGCCCATCAGGAACGCGGTCTCGGGATAATCGGCGGCGACCTGCCGGGCCTCGGCCTCGAGCGCGTAGGACTGGCCCCAGATCAGCTTGACGCCCTGGTCGGCGTATTCGCGCATGGCGCGGGCGTAGTCGGTGGCGGCGACGCCCTCGGAGAAGACGTAGTCGATGGTGCCGTCGGCCGCCGCCGAGGTCAGCGCCGCGTGGATGCGCGAATTCCAGGCGTTCTCGACCGGGTCGGCGTGGATGCCGGCGACCTTGAGCTTCTCCGCGCCGATCGCGGCGCGGCCGAAGAGCGGCAGCGCGCCGAGCGCCGCGGAGGTGGCGAGAAAGCGGCGACGCGTGAACGGATGCGGCATGGTGCTGTCCCCCTCGGTTGCCGTACCGGCCGTCGCGGCCGGGCGGTCCCTCGTTAATTTGTCCAGGTGGTCAAAGGAACGCCCTGCCCAATCCGTTGTCAAGCACCCGAGATGGGCAGGCGATGCCACTCGCGCGGGCAGTTCGCCGCGGTCAGTCCAGCGGCGGCGCGTAGGCGGCGGGGTCGATGGCGTCGGGCCGACCGTCGAGGAACAGCTTCGGCCGCTTCTCCGGCGTCTCGGCGATCACCTTGCCGCGCCGGACCACCGTCAGGCGCGTCGCCTTGGTGCGGATCGCCTCGATCGGGTCGCGGGCCTGGAGGACGACGAGGTCGCCATGGGCGCCGACCTCGAGGCCGTAGCCGGCAAGGCCGAGCGCCCTGGCCGAGTTGACCGTGACGGCGTCGAAGAGCGACCGCATGCCGTCGCGCGAGGTCATCGGCGCGACGTGGACCGCCATGTGCGCGACCTCCAGCATGTCGCCGGAGCCGAGCGAGTACCACGGGTCCATGCAGCAGTCCTGGCCGAGGGCGACGTTGACGCCGGCCGCCATCAGTTCGGGCACCCGCGTCATGCCGCGCCGCTTCGGATAGCTGTCGTGACGGCCCTGGAGCGTGATGTTGATCAGCGGGTTCGGCACGGCGTGCAGCCCGGCCTCGCCGATCAGCGGGATCAGCTTGGAGACGTAGTAGTTGTCCATGGAGTGCATGGACGTCAGGTGCGAGCCGACCACCCGGCCCTGGAGCCCGAGCCGCACGGTCTCGGCGGCTAGCGTCTCGACGTGGCGCGACATCGGGTCGTCGGTCTCGTCGCAGTGCAGGTCGACCGGCAGGCCGCGCTCGGCCGCGATCTCGCAGGACCGCCGCACCGAACGGGCGCCGTCCTCCATCGTCCGCTCGAAATGCGGGATGCCGCCGACGACGTCGACGCCCATGTCGAGGGCGCGCAGGAGGTTGCGCTCGGCGCCGGCCGAGCGGTAGAGGCCGTCCTGCGGGAAGGCGACCAGCTGCAGGTCGATATAGGGGGCGATCCGGCGCTTGACGTCGAGGAGCGCCTCGACGGCGGTGAGCCGGTCGTCGCAGACGTCGACGTGGGTGCGGATGGCGAGGAGGCCCTGGGCGACCGCGAGGTCGCAGTAGCGCAGCGCCCGCTCGGCCACCGCCTCGACGGTCAGCAGCGGCTTCAGTTCGCCCCAGAGCGCGATGCCCTCGAGCAGGGTGCCCGAGCGGTTCAGGCGCGGGATGCCGAGCGACAGCGTCGCGTCCATGTGGAAGTGCGGGTCGACGAAGGGCGGCGACACCAGCCGCCCGGTCGCGTCGATCACCCGGCCGGCCTCGGCGTCGATGCCGGGTCCGATGCCGACGATCCGGCCGCCGTCGATCGCGACGTCGACGCCGCTGCGGCCGTCGGGCAGGTTGGCGTTCTTGACGAGAAGGTCGACCATGGCGGCGTCCGGGCGGCGAGGGCAGGGGCCTCCATCGCACCCGGAAAATCGTGGCCGCGCAAGAGCCTCGGGGCGGTCGTCCCCGGTTCGCGGTCAGGGCTCGTGCCGTTCCGGCGGCATCAGCCGGCGCTCGACGACCCTGAGCAGCACCAGCACCACCACGGCGAGCGCCAGCGTCAGCAGCGCGAGCCGCCACAGCCCGGCGCCGAAGGACAGGCCGACGATGCCGCAGGCCCACAGGTTGGCGGCGGTGGTCAGTCCGCGGACCCGGCCGCCCGAGCGCATGATGATGCCGCCGCCGAGGAAGCCGACGGCGGCCACGAGGCCCTCCAGGATGCGCAGCGGATCGGCGTTGGTGTTCGGGTGCAGCCGCAGCAGCTCGGCGTGGAGTTCCAGCGCCAGGATCGCGGTGGCGGCGGCGGCGAGGGCGACCAGCGCGTGGGTGCGCAGGCCCGCCGCGTGGCCCTTGAGCTCGCGGTCGAAGCCGATGACGAGCCCGGCCAGCGTCGCCGCCGTCAGCTTGGCGAGCATGGTCGAGAGGCCGGCGGTGGACGGTTCGGCGAAGACCTCGGGCATCCGGTTCCCCCTTGCGGCGTCACTCCCGCGGTTCGCCGATCACCGCCGCCGGCAGGCCGGCCCGCTCCAGCCGGATCAGGCGGCCCTCCTGGCGAACCTCGGTCGAACCGGCGATGCGGCGCCAGCGCCGCGGTACGCTCTCGCCGAGGTCGAGCAGCACGTCGCCGCGGGCCGGCGCCAGTGCCCGGGTCGGCACGGCGACGACGAGCAGGCGGGAGCCGTGCCGGCGCGCGAAGGCCAGGACGTCGCTGCCGCCGGCGACCGGCACCGGTTCGTAGCTGCCGGCCCGGAACAGCTCCGGATCGGCGCGGCGGGCGGCGAGCAGGCCGGCGAGCAGGCGCTGCTTCTGCGCGTCCGGCCCCTCGGGCGGATCGGAGGCGAGGGCGCGGACGCGGGCCTCGAAGTCGACGGGGGCGCGGTTGTCGGGATCGACCAGCACGTGCTCGAGGAACTCGGCGCCGCGGTAGACGTCGGGCACCCCGGGCAGGCAGGCCTGCAGCACCACCTGGGCGAGGCCGTTGCGCCGGCCGGCCGGCCCGACCACCGCCAGGATCGCCGCGAGCTCGTCGCGGAAGGCGGCCCCCGCCGCGCTCTCGGTCAGCGCCCGTACGAAGGCCGTGGTCGCCGCCTCGTAGGCGGTTCCGGGCTCGACCCAGGCGGAATGCCGCCGCGCCTCGCGCAGCGCCTTGACGACGTAGCGCTCGGCCCGCGCCGCGTCGATCGGCCAGGCGCCGAGCAGGGTCTGGTAGATCAGGTCCTCGTCGATCGCGTCCGGGGCGTCGAGGCCGGCCACGGTGGCGCGGAGCCCCCGGTGCCGCTCGTGCCAGCGGTCGCAGGCGGCGAGCCAGTCGTCGGCCATCTCGGAGAGCACGTCGATCCGCGCCCGGGTGTCGGCGCCGCGCTTCGTGTCGTGGGTGGAGAGCGGCGTCAGCGAGGCGAGCCCGCGCGCCGCCATCGCGCCGGCGGCCGCGTGGAAGCCGTCGATCGACAGCGTCGGGCGCTCGGGATGGCTGCCGACCTCGTTGACCGAGACCAGCGCGACGGCGCGGTAGAGCTCGGTATCTTCGTAGCCCTTGGCCATCGCCGGCCCGGACAGCTGCTGCACCCGGCGCACGAATTCGGCGCTCTCCGCGTCGGCCGCGCCGTCGGCGAGGATCCCGGTCACCGTCGCGAGCGCCCGCTTCTCGCCGCGCGACAGCGCCGGCCGCGCCAGCGCCGCGGCGGTCTCGAGCAGCCGGACGTCCTCCGGATCGGCCGAAGCGGCGACGTAGGTGCGGTAGACCGGCAGCGCCGCGATCAGGCCGGCGACGACGTCGCGGGCGGTGCCGAGCCGCACCGGGCGGTCGGCGCGGCGGGCGAGGTCGGTGGCGAGGCGGGCGAGCGCGTCGAGTTCGGCCGAGAACACGCGCTCGAGGATCTCGCGCTTGGCCGCGATGCGCCGCGTCACCGGTTCCCCGCCGTGGCCGTTGGCGGCGAGACGGGCCGAGAAGCGGTCCCAGCCGGCGAGGTCGACGAAGACGGCGTTGATCAGGTTCAGCGTCTCGTAGCCGGTGGTGCCGTCGACCGGCCAGGGCCGGAGCGCCTCGCCGTGGCCGAGGATCTTCTCGACGTGCAGGCTGGCGCCGGGTCCGGCGCGGGCGCGCAGCCGCTCGCAATAGGCGGCGGGGTCGGCGAGGCCGTCGACGTGGTCGACGCGCAGGCCGTCGACGACGCCCTCCTCGACCAGCGCCAGCGGCAGCCGGTGCACCGCGTCGAACACCTGCGGCTCCTCGACCCGGAGCGCCGCGAGGTCGGTGATGTCGAAGAAGCGGCGGTAGTTGATCGCCGCGGCGCCCTCGCGCCAGTGCATCGGCGCGTAGTGCTGCTCGGAGACGACCGCGCCGACGTCGGCGCGCCCGATCGCGGCGTCGAGCGCGGCGCGGGCGCCCTCCGCCGCGAGCGCGTCGGCGAGGGCGCGGCGGCGCTCGCGGCGGGTGCCGGCGGTGAAGCGGCCGTCCTCGAGGCCGGCCCAGGCTTCGGCCGCGGCGCCGAGGGCGGGATCGTCCGCGGCTTCCGCGGCGGCGGCGGCGAGATCGCCGACGCTCTTGGGGCGCAGCGGCAGCCGCGTCTCCTCGACGGCGAGGAAGAACCGGCCCTCGTCCGGTTCGACGACGATGCCGGCCCGACCCTCCGCCAGGATCTCGCCCAGCGGCGCGCCGAGCACCGGCAGCACCAGCGGGCCGGCGCTCCAGTCGATGTCGAAGAAGCGCGCGTTGCGCGAGCGGCGGCCGAACTCCAGCACGTCGCGCCAGCGCCGGTTGTCGCCGCCGCCGATGCCGGCGTGGTTCGGCACGATGTCGACGATCAGGCCGAGACCGGCGGCGTGGAGCGCCTCGGCGAGGCGGCGCAGGCCGGCCTCGCCGCCGAGTTCGGGACTGACGGCGTCGTGGTCGACGACGTCGTAGCCGTGGGCCGATCCGGCCCGGGCCTGGAAGATCGGCGAGGCGTAGAGGTGGCTGATGCCGAGGTCGCGGAAATAGGGCACCAGCCGGCGGGCGTCGTCGAAGGTGAAGGCGGTGGAGAACTGGACCCTGTAGGTCGCCGTCAGTGGTCGGATCGTCATCGTGGGGGGCGCGCGCTCGTCGGGTCGTCGGAGGGGCATCCCGCCGCCTCGTCGACGGAATGACGCGGCCAGGGGCAACGCATGGGGCGGAACGACCGACCGGCGAAAAAGGATCCATGGTTTCGCGACCGTCCGGGAACCTTTTGCCGTCTCCGCGCTTTTCTCCAGCGGCGACGCGGGGACGGACCCGCGCGCGAGAGGGTGCGACCGAAGCGTGAAGACGAATTGGGGCGGCCGGCCGGAGGGCCGCGGCGACGACGAACTCGGCTTCCGCACCATGGCGGACCTGATGCCGCAGATGGTCTGGTCGACGCGCCCGGACGGCTTCCACGACTATTTCAATCGGCGCTGGTACGACTTCACCGGCGTTCCCGACGGCTCCACCGACGGCGAGGGTTGGAACGGCATCTTCCATCCCGACGACCAGCCGGTCGCCTGGGAGCGCTGGCGCCGTTCGCTCGAAACCGGCGAGATCTACCAGATCGAATACCGCCTGCGCCGGCGCGACGGCGTCTGGCGCTGGGTGCTCGGCCGTGCCCTGCCGGCCCGCGGCGAAGGTGGCCGCATCCTGCGCTGGTTCGGCACCTGCACCGACATCGACGACCTCAAGCGCGCCGAACTCGCCCTGCACGACAGCGAGGCGCGGTTCCGTTCGCTGGTCGAGGCGACCTCGGCGGTGGTCTGGCGCTGCCCGCCCGACGGCCGGCTCGGCCGCGACCAGGAAGCCTGGGGCGCCTTCACGGGCCAGACCCCCGACGAGTTCGAGGGCGACGGTTGGATCGGCGCGATCCACCCGGACGACCGGGCCCGCACGCTCGCGGCCTGGCGCGAGGCCGTCGCCGCCGGTCGCCTCTACCACGTCGAGCATCGCCTGCGCCGGGCCGACGGCACCCATCTGCCGATGCTGGTCCGCGCCACGCCGATCCGCGCCGCCGACGGCCGGGTCGTCGAGTGGATCGGCGTCCACACCGACGTCTCCGACCTGAAGCGCGCCGAAGCGGCGCTGCGCGACCTCGCGGACGGGCTCGAGACCAAGGTCAACGAGCGCACCGGCGAACTGGTGCGCACCCGCATCGCGCTCGAGCAGGCCAACCGCGGCCTCGAGGCGACCGTGGCGGCGCGCACCGAGGCACTGCGCACCGCCAACGAGGAGATCAAGCGCTTCGCCTACATCGTCAGCCACGACCTGCGCGCGCCGCTCGTCAACATCATGGGCTTCACCGCCGAGCTCGAGATGGCACGGCACACGGTGGAGGACTTCTACGCCCGCGCCGTCGCCGCCGCGCCCGAGCTCGCCGGCGGCGAGATGGCGGCCCTGGTCGAGACCGACTTCGAGGAGGCGATCGGCTTCATCCGCACCTCCACCGCCAAGATGGACCGGCTGATCAACGCCATCCTGACGCTGTCGCGCACCGAGCGGCGGGTGCTGCAGCCCGAACCGCTCGACATGGCGGAGCTTTTGGAGCCGCTCCGGCGCAGCCTCGCCCACCAGCTCGGCCAGCGCGACGCCGTGATCGAGATCGGGCCGCTGCCGACCATCGTCGCCGACCGCCTCGCGGTCGAGCAGGTGTTCGCCAACGTGGTCGAGAACGCGGTGAAATACCTGCGCGACGACCGGCCCGGGCGCGTCGCCGTCACGGCCACGGATGCGGGCGATGACATCGACTTCGCGATTTCCGATAATGGCCGTGGCATCGACCCGCGCGATTTCGGCCGGATCTTCGAACTCTTCCGCCGCGCCGGCGTTCAGGACAGACCCGGCGAAGGCATCGGTCTCGCCTACGTCCAGCTGCTGGTGCGCAAGCTCGGCGGCCGCATCGCCGTGGCCTCCGAGCCCGGCGCCGGAACCACTTTCACCATCACGCTGCCGAAGCGCTTCGACGGCGAGGGGACACGATGACGAATCTCTCCCGGCAACAGCCGGTCACCATCCTGATGATCGAGGACGACGAGGGTCACGCCCGTCTGATCGAGAAGAACATCCGCCGCGCCGGCGTCTGCAACGAGGTCCGTCACTTCTCGAGCGGCACCGCGGCGGTCGAGCACCTGTTCTCGGACGCCCGCGAGGACGGCCCGGTGCTGGTGCTGCTCGACCTCAACCTGCCCGACATGAGCGGCATCGACATCCTCGCCCGCATCAAGGGCGACGAACGGCTGAAGCGCGCGCCGGTGGTGGTGCTGACCACCACCGACGACCAGCGCGAGATCCAGCGCTGCTACGACCTCGGCTGCAACGTCTACATCACCAAGCCGGTGATCTACGACACCTTCGCCCAGGCGATCCGCCAGCTCGGCCTGTTCCTCTCGGTGATGCAGATCCCGGAGGCGCCGTGACCGCCGAGGGCAGGCCGATCAGGCTCCTCTACATCGACGACGACGTGGCGCTCGGGCGCCTCGTCCAGAAGACCTTCGCGCGCCAGGGCATCGACGTCGTCCACGTGCCGAGCGGCGACGCCGGACTCGCATTGCTCGCCGCCGGCGGTTTCGACGCGGTGGCGCTCGACCATTTCATGCCCGACCGCGACGGTCTCGACATCCTGCCCGACCTCGCGGTCGCCGACGGCGCGCCGCCGGTGATCTACGTGACCGGCGCCAACGAGGGCCGCATCGCCGTCGCCGCCATGAAGGCGGGGGCGGCCGACTACGTCATCAAGGACGTCGGCGGCGTGTTCCTCGACCTCCTGCGCGGCGCCGTCGAGCAGGCGCTGGAGGCGCGCGAGCTGCGCCTCGCCCGCGAGCGCGCCGAAGCGGAGATGCGCGTGGCGCGCGAGCGGGCCGAGATGCTGTTGCGCGAGGTCAACCACCGCGTCGCCAATTCGCTTCAGCTGGTGGGGTCGATGGTGGCGATGCAGCAACGCGGTGTCGCCGATCCCGCGGCGCGGGCGGCGCTCGCCGAGACCCAGGGCCGGATCGCCGCGATCGCCCAGATTCACCGCCGTCTCTACACTTCCGCCGACGTCGGCGCCGTCGAGATGCAGTCCTATCTCTCCGGCCTCGCCGGCGAGCTCGAGGCGGCGATGTCGGCCTCCGGCCACGGTCACCGGCTGGTGCTCGACGTGGCGCCGGTGCGCGTCGCCACCGACCGCGCGGTGTCGCTCGGCGTGGTGGTGACCGAACTCGTCACGAACGCGTTCAAATACGCTTACGGGGAGGGCGTCTCGGGCGAGATCCGCGTCGGCCTCGCCGAACGCGGCGGGGGCGGCATCGCCCTGGTGGTCGAGGACGACGGCGTCGGCATGGCCGAGGGCGACGTCAAGGGCTCCGGCCTCGGCATGCGCGTGGTGCGCGCCATGCTCGACGCCCTGCGCGCCACGGCCGAGATCGACCGCGCCCATGCCGGCACCCGCGTCGTCATCCTGGTGCCGGCCGAGACGGCGGCGGCCTGACGTTCGCGGCCGTGCCCGAGGCCCCGGACGACCGGGACCTCGGAAGCTGTTTCAGGCCGCGGCGGCGTGGTCGGGGTCGACCGGACGGGCGGCGAGGATCTCGCGGATCACGTGCGGCGGCACCGGCTTGCGGACGAACACGTGCTCGTGCGCCTTGAGCGCGCTCGGATCCGGCAGTTCGCCGGAGAGCACGATCGTGCGCACCCCGTACTGCTCCTGGACCAGACGGGCGACGGCGAGGCCGGTGCGTCCGTCGGAGAGGTTGACGTCGATCACCGCGAGGTCGATCGGGTGGCGGCTGGCGAGTTCCAGCGCGCCCTGCAGGCAGTGCGCGGGCCCGATCGGGGTGCACCCGGCTTCCCAGGCCATGTCCGCGAGGTCCATGGCGAAGATCGGGTCGTCCTCCACGATCAGGATGTTGCGCAGGGTCATGGGCGTCTTCCTCCATCGTCGCCGTCGGCGCCGTCCACGGACGGGCGGTTCGCGCGCCCCGTTGCGGGGCGTCGGCTCCCGGTTACGGGACAATGCGACGCTCCCCCTCCGGGTTCCGCGGCGGACCGGGCCTCGGCGGCGACGGAACCGCCGGCGCCGCGGTTCGTTCCCGACCTCGGGCCCACCCGCGCCGGGGACCCCCCGTCCCGCCCGCGCCAGGGAGATGACATGACCGATCTTTCCACCCTCGATCCCGCCGCGCCCGCCGTCCGAAGCGCGCGCCGGCGCGTCGAGCCCGGCCAGCCCTTTCCGCTCGGCGCCACGCCGGACGCCGGCGGCACCAACTTCGCCCTGTTCTCCGACCACGCCGAGCGCGTCACGCTCTGCCTGTTCGATCCGGCCGGCGGCGCCGAGACCGAGCGGATCGAGGTCGAGGAGTGCACCAACGGCGTCTGGCACGTCCGCGTGCCCGGCGTCGGCGTCGGCGCGGTCTACGGTTGGCGCGTCGACGGTCCCTGGGATCCGCACGCCGGCCACCGCTTCAACACGAACAAGCTGTTGATCGACCCCTACGCCCGCGATCTCGTCGGCGACCTCGTCTGGGACGACGCCGTCTACGGCTACACCGTCGGCGCCGGCGAGGAGGCCGACCTCGTGCTCGACGGCCGCGACAGCGCCGCCTTCGTGCCGAAGGCCCGCGTGGTCGCGGACGAGGCGCCGCCGCGCCGCGCGGCCGGCGTGCCCTGGCACAAGGCGCTGATCTACGAGGCCCACGTCCGCGGGCTCACCATGCGCCACCCGCGCATCCCCGAGCGCCTGCGCGGCAGCTTCGCCGCCCTCGGCCGGCCGGAGATCGTCGGCCACCTGCGCAAGCTCGGCGTCACCGTGGTCGAACTGATGCCGGTGCACGCCTTCGCCCAGGACCGCCACCTCGTCGAGAAGGGGCTGTCGAACTACTGGGGCTACAACACGCTGTCCTTCTTCGCGCCGGAGCGGCGCTATCTCTCGAGCGGCGCGCGCGAGGAGATCCGCGAGACCGTCGACCGCCTGCACGACGCCGGCATCGAGGTCGTCCTCGACGTCGTCTACAACCACACCTGCGAGGGCAACCACCTCGGCCCCACGCTGTCCTGGCGCGGCATCGACAACCGTTCCTACTACCGCCTGATGCCGGGCGACGGGCGCCACTACGACGACCTCACCGGCTG from the Oharaeibacter diazotrophicus genome contains:
- a CDS encoding response regulator, with the translated sequence MTNLSRQQPVTILMIEDDEGHARLIEKNIRRAGVCNEVRHFSSGTAAVEHLFSDAREDGPVLVLLDLNLPDMSGIDILARIKGDERLKRAPVVVLTTTDDQREIQRCYDLGCNVYITKPVIYDTFAQAIRQLGLFLSVMQIPEAP
- a CDS encoding MgtC/SapB family protein, which encodes MPEVFAEPSTAGLSTMLAKLTAATLAGLVIGFDRELKGHAAGLRTHALVALAAAATAILALELHAELLRLHPNTNADPLRILEGLVAAVGFLGGGIIMRSGGRVRGLTTAANLWACGIVGLSFGAGLWRLALLTLALAVVVLVLLRVVERRLMPPERHEP
- a CDS encoding amidohydrolase family protein, encoding MVDLLVKNANLPDGRSGVDVAIDGGRIVGIGPGIDAEAGRVIDATGRLVSPPFVDPHFHMDATLSLGIPRLNRSGTLLEGIALWGELKPLLTVEAVAERALRYCDLAVAQGLLAIRTHVDVCDDRLTAVEALLDVKRRIAPYIDLQLVAFPQDGLYRSAGAERNLLRALDMGVDVVGGIPHFERTMEDGARSVRRSCEIAAERGLPVDLHCDETDDPMSRHVETLAAETVRLGLQGRVVGSHLTSMHSMDNYYVSKLIPLIGEAGLHAVPNPLINITLQGRHDSYPKRRGMTRVPELMAAGVNVALGQDCCMDPWYSLGSGDMLEVAHMAVHVAPMTSRDGMRSLFDAVTVNSARALGLAGYGLEVGAHGDLVVLQARDPIEAIRTKATRLTVVRRGKVIAETPEKRPKLFLDGRPDAIDPAAYAPPLD
- the treY gene encoding malto-oligosyltrehalose synthase, whose product is MTIRPLTATYRVQFSTAFTFDDARRLVPYFRDLGISHLYASPIFQARAGSAHGYDVVDHDAVSPELGGEAGLRRLAEALHAAGLGLIVDIVPNHAGIGGGDNRRWRDVLEFGRRSRNARFFDIDWSAGPLVLPVLGAPLGEILAEGRAGIVVEPDEGRFFLAVEETRLPLRPKSVGDLAAAAAEAADDPALGAAAEAWAGLEDGRFTAGTRRERRRALADALAAEGARAALDAAIGRADVGAVVSEQHYAPMHWREGAAAINYRRFFDITDLAALRVEEPQVFDAVHRLPLALVEEGVVDGLRVDHVDGLADPAAYCERLRARAGPGASLHVEKILGHGEALRPWPVDGTTGYETLNLINAVFVDLAGWDRFSARLAANGHGGEPVTRRIAAKREILERVFSAELDALARLATDLARRADRPVRLGTARDVVAGLIAALPVYRTYVAASADPEDVRLLETAAALARPALSRGEKRALATVTGILADGAADAESAEFVRRVQQLSGPAMAKGYEDTELYRAVALVSVNEVGSHPERPTLSIDGFHAAAGAMAARGLASLTPLSTHDTKRGADTRARIDVLSEMADDWLAACDRWHERHRGLRATVAGLDAPDAIDEDLIYQTLLGAWPIDAARAERYVVKALREARRHSAWVEPGTAYEAATTAFVRALTESAAGAAFRDELAAILAVVGPAGRRNGLAQVVLQACLPGVPDVYRGAEFLEHVLVDPDNRAPVDFEARVRALASDPPEGPDAQKQRLLAGLLAARRADPELFRAGSYEPVPVAGGSDVLAFARRHGSRLLVVAVPTRALAPARGDVLLDLGESVPRRWRRIAGSTEVRQEGRLIRLERAGLPAAVIGEPRE
- a CDS encoding sensor histidine kinase; the encoded protein is MKTNWGGRPEGRGDDELGFRTMADLMPQMVWSTRPDGFHDYFNRRWYDFTGVPDGSTDGEGWNGIFHPDDQPVAWERWRRSLETGEIYQIEYRLRRRDGVWRWVLGRALPARGEGGRILRWFGTCTDIDDLKRAELALHDSEARFRSLVEATSAVVWRCPPDGRLGRDQEAWGAFTGQTPDEFEGDGWIGAIHPDDRARTLAAWREAVAAGRLYHVEHRLRRADGTHLPMLVRATPIRAADGRVVEWIGVHTDVSDLKRAEAALRDLADGLETKVNERTGELVRTRIALEQANRGLEATVAARTEALRTANEEIKRFAYIVSHDLRAPLVNIMGFTAELEMARHTVEDFYARAVAAAPELAGGEMAALVETDFEEAIGFIRTSTAKMDRLINAILTLSRTERRVLQPEPLDMAELLEPLRRSLAHQLGQRDAVIEIGPLPTIVADRLAVEQVFANVVENAVKYLRDDRPGRVAVTATDAGDDIDFAISDNGRGIDPRDFGRIFELFRRAGVQDRPGEGIGLAYVQLLVRKLGGRIAVASEPGAGTTFTITLPKRFDGEGTR
- a CDS encoding sensor histidine kinase, producing the protein MTAEGRPIRLLYIDDDVALGRLVQKTFARQGIDVVHVPSGDAGLALLAAGGFDAVALDHFMPDRDGLDILPDLAVADGAPPVIYVTGANEGRIAVAAMKAGAADYVIKDVGGVFLDLLRGAVEQALEARELRLARERAEAEMRVARERAEMLLREVNHRVANSLQLVGSMVAMQQRGVADPAARAALAETQGRIAAIAQIHRRLYTSADVGAVEMQSYLSGLAGELEAAMSASGHGHRLVLDVAPVRVATDRAVSLGVVVTELVTNAFKYAYGEGVSGEIRVGLAERGGGGIALVVEDDGVGMAEGDVKGSGLGMRVVRAMLDALRATAEIDRAHAGTRVVILVPAETAAA
- a CDS encoding BMP family protein translates to MPHPFTRRRFLATSAALGALPLFGRAAIGAEKLKVAGIHADPVENAWNSRIHAALTSAAADGTIDYVFSEGVAATDYARAMREYADQGVKLIWGQSYALEAEARQVAADYPETAFLMGSSGGPEGDNFGVFGTRNHEAAYLAGMLAAKMSKSGVFGSVGGYPIPEVNLLINAFRLGVKEVKPDAKFLNGFIGTWFDPPKAKEAALAQIDAGADVLFGERIGTADAAKERGVLAIGSLIDYTPRYPGAVFANAIWNFRPTVDAIVADVLAGKPVGRDYTEYSFMKYGGNELIYVKDQVPADALPAMEAKEAAIKSGAFEVPIDANEPA
- a CDS encoding response regulator, whose translation is MTLRNILIVEDDPIFAMDLADMAWEAGCTPIGPAHCLQGALELASRHPIDLAVIDVNLSDGRTGLAVARLVQEQYGVRTIVLSGELPDPSALKAHEHVFVRKPVPPHVIREILAARPVDPDHAAAA